The Raphanus sativus cultivar WK10039 chromosome 2, ASM80110v3, whole genome shotgun sequence genome includes a region encoding these proteins:
- the LOC130508665 gene encoding uncharacterized protein At4g04775-like yields MSSSSISSSRFPRISTHGVPSRCWCGEGITTFASSTTENRYRRFYRCEVAIHKKSENHLFKWIDEALLDEIREVDAKHDRVSRRLARVEHEMTQKMNEKVTLEIARVEHEMTQKMNEKVIVEIARVQEEIQKKLKIATVAMVLVGAIAVMWTSHTV; encoded by the exons ATGAGCAGTTCGTCAATTTCCTCCTCTCGTTTTCCTCGAATTTCAACTCATGGTGTCCCTTCAAGATGCTGGTGTGGGGAGGGCATAACCACTTTTGCATCTTCGACGACGGAGAATCGGTATCGAAGATTCTACCGATGCGAAGTTGCAATACAT AAAAAATCTGAGAATCATCTATTTAAATGGATTGATGAAGCTTTGCTTGACGAGATACGAGAAGTAGATGCGAAACATGATAGGGTTTCTCGACGGCTTGCTAGAGTTGAACACGAGATGACACAGAAGATGAATGAGAAGGTGACGTTGGAGATTGCTAGAGTAGAACATGAGATGACACAGAAGATGAATGAGAAGGTAATAGTGGAGATTGCTAGAGTCCAAGAAGAGATACAAAAGAAGCTAAAGATTGCGACAGTGGCGATGGTACTTGTCGGAGCCATCGCAGTGATGTGGACTTCTCATACTGTCTGA
- the LOC108819722 gene encoding transcription factor WER-like isoform X2 produces MSNLMAKAIGIVLQKRLRCGKSCRLRWMNYLSPNVKRGNFTEQEEDLIIRLHKLLGNRWSLIAKRVPGRTDNQVKNYWNTHLSKKLGNKDPKTKPSNGDIVHQISHTNPETLEETNISNINDNSEIQEDRQGSNYLSSHWIHDDEFELSSLTNMMDFIDGHCF; encoded by the exons ATGTCAAATCTCATGGCAAAGGCCATTGGAATCGTATTGCAAAAAAGACTG AGATGTGGAAAGAGTTGTCGATTGAGGTGGATGAATTATCTCAGCCCAAATGTTAAAAGAGGCAATTTCACCGAGCAAGAAGAAGATCTTATCATTAGGCTCCACAAGTTGCTTGGTAATAG GTGGTCCTTGATTGCTAAAAGAGTGCCGGGTCGGACGGATAACCAAGTGAAGAATTATTGGAACACGCATCTGAGTAAGAAACTTGGAAACAAAGATCCAAAAACCAAGCCGAGCAATGGTGATATTGTCCATCAGATCAGTCACACAAATCCTGAAACATTAGAAGAAACCAACATCTCAAATATTAATGATAACAGTGAGATTCAAGAAGATCGTCAAGGAAGTAACTATTTGAGTTCACATTGGATACATGATGATGAGTTCGAGCTAAGTTCACTCACCAACATGATGGATTTTATAGACGGACACTGcttttga
- the LOC108819722 gene encoding transcription factor WER-like isoform X1 has protein sequence MRKKVSSTGEEGNNEYKKGLWTVEEDKILMDYVKSHGKGHWNRIAKKTGLKRCGKSCRLRWMNYLSPNVKRGNFTEQEEDLIIRLHKLLGNRWSLIAKRVPGRTDNQVKNYWNTHLSKKLGNKDPKTKPSNGDIVHQISHTNPETLEETNISNINDNSEIQEDRQGSNYLSSHWIHDDEFELSSLTNMMDFIDGHCF, from the exons ATGAGGAAAAAAGTAAGTAGTACTGGTGAAGAAGGAAACAATGAGTACAAGAAAGGTTTGTGGACTGTAGAAGAAGACAAGATCCTCATGGATTATGTCAAATCTCATGGCAAAGGCCATTGGAATCGTATTGCAAAAAAGACTG GTTTAAAGAGATGTGGAAAGAGTTGTCGATTGAGGTGGATGAATTATCTCAGCCCAAATGTTAAAAGAGGCAATTTCACCGAGCAAGAAGAAGATCTTATCATTAGGCTCCACAAGTTGCTTGGTAATAG GTGGTCCTTGATTGCTAAAAGAGTGCCGGGTCGGACGGATAACCAAGTGAAGAATTATTGGAACACGCATCTGAGTAAGAAACTTGGAAACAAAGATCCAAAAACCAAGCCGAGCAATGGTGATATTGTCCATCAGATCAGTCACACAAATCCTGAAACATTAGAAGAAACCAACATCTCAAATATTAATGATAACAGTGAGATTCAAGAAGATCGTCAAGGAAGTAACTATTTGAGTTCACATTGGATACATGATGATGAGTTCGAGCTAAGTTCACTCACCAACATGATGGATTTTATAGACGGACACTGcttttga
- the LOC130508664 gene encoding uncharacterized protein LOC130508664, which produces MTVDQLPKCLFKEGTETQVEKVNNTCRTSILEEVEKYVEAEYKEVLADPLFAQVMAIYEHKLQYSGRLIHTFACKQLLTAKRHELWFHYARRPLRFAMQEFHAVTGLKYKDDEPDLGIDDWSYDKGFWGRLLRREKKISLQEIRKVHLKDCNTWSHLDRLRMVYLCVIVGLVMAKDERVCIPHKYIKLVMDFEKMRKYPWGRDSFDLLVKSMIEARGKVKKQNSYVVDGFSYALQIWLMEAIPDIGSLLGQKLREGVTSMRCRNWKGSAKVSYDDIISMESNFASTGNVFPYISSTGNCKIIVDAGFERDDEMKDERVDITVIDITER; this is translated from the exons ATGACGGTGGATCAGTTGCCTAAATGCCTATTCAAAGAGGGTACCGAAACACAAGTTGAGAAGGTGAACAACACTTGTAGAACTTCTATACTTGAGGAGGTGGAGAAGTACGTTGAGGCAGAGTACAAAGAAGTGTTGGCTGATCCGCTGTTTGCTCAGGTTATGGCAATTTATGAGCATAAGCTTCAGTATTCGGGGAGACTGATCCACACCTTTGCTTGTAAGCAGCTTCTTACCGCAAAACGTCATGAGTTGTGGTTCCATTATGCTCGGAGGCCTCTCAGATTTGCGATGCAAGAATTCCATGCGGTTACTGGTCTGAAATACAAAGACGACGAGCCTGACTTGGGTATTGATGATTGGAGCTATGATAAAGGGTTTTGGGGTAGGTTGCTAAGGAGGGAAAAAAAGATTAGCTTACAGGAAATCAGGAAGGTGCATCTGAAGGATTGTAATACCTGGTCTCATCTCGACAGGCTTAGGATGGTGTATTTGTGTGTGATCGTTGGTTTAGTTATGGCGAAGGATGAGAGGGTTTGCATCCCACACAAGTACATCAAGCTGGTTATGGATTTCGAGAAGATGAGGAAATATCCATGGGGTCGTGACTCCTTTGATTTGCTGGTGAAATCCATGATCGAAGCTAGGGGCAAAGTGAAGAAGCAGAACAGTTATGTTGTAGATGGATTCTCATATGCACTACAGATTTGGTTGATGGAGGCTATTCCAGACATCGGGTCTCTTTTGGGTCAGAAGCTCAGAGAAGGCGTCACTAGCATGCGATGTAGGAACTGGAAAGGATCTGCTAAGGTTTCTTATGACGATATTATTAGCATGGAGTCTAATTTTGCATCCACT GGAAATGTATTTCCATACATCTCTTCTACTGGAAATTGCAAGATCATTGTTGATGCTGGATTTGAACGGGACGATGAGATGAAAGATGAAAGAGTCGATATTACTGTTATTGATATTACTGAAAGATGA